A region of the Dethiobacter alkaliphilus AHT 1 genome:
GGGTTGGTTTCAGATTTATGAAACCAGCGGAATATGGGGCGAAATTGTTACTGCCGGTATTATTTTTATTGTTTTTTTATTGGCCCGGGGCCTGTTTACCCAGGTTGTTTTCAGGACAATTTTGAGGCTTACCCGTAGAACTAAGACGGAAATGGACACAAAGGTACTTCTTGCTTTTCAGGGACCTCTGAAAACTTTGTTTCTTGTTGTGGGCCTGTATCTGTCCTTGCTTGCCCTGCCTTTGGCAGACCGGCATTATCTGATGTTGTATCCTATTTACCGATCCCTGTTCATTTATTTTGTGGCCTGGGGTTTCTACAACCTGACCGACAGTGAAAACTTTCGGGAAATCTGTGATAAGTACTGCGTGGATCAGATTCTGGTTGATTTTTTCACCAAGGTGCTCCGGGTGCTGGTGGTTATTTTAGCTTCAGTAATGATTGTACAGGCTTGGGGCTTTAACGTGGAAGGGTTTTTGGCCGGCATCGGCCTGGGTGGTCTGGCCTTTGCTCTGGCGGCCCAGGATACTGCCGCCAATGTATTTGGTGGCATAATGATTATTATGGACAAGCCGTTTTCTGTGGGTGACTGGATTGAGACCTCCAGCGTGGAGGGTACTGTGGAAGAGATGACTTTTAGGAGCACCAAGGTAAGAACTTTTGCTCATGCTCTTGTTTCAGTCCCCAATTCGGTGATAGCCAACCAGGCGCTGACCAACTGGACCCGGATGGGCAAACGGCGTATCACCTATCATCTGGGTGTTACCTATACCACGCCGCGTGAAAAGCTGAAAAGCTGTGTGGAAAGGATAAGGGAGATGCTGGAAA
Encoded here:
- a CDS encoding mechanosensitive ion channel family protein translates to MLEEFIDNVVGWFQIYETSGIWGEIVTAGIIFIVFLLARGLFTQVVFRTILRLTRRTKTEMDTKVLLAFQGPLKTLFLVVGLYLSLLALPLADRHYLMLYPIYRSLFIYFVAWGFYNLTDSENFREICDKYCVDQILVDFFTKVLRVLVVILASVMIVQAWGFNVEGFLAGIGLGGLAFALAAQDTAANVFGGIMIIMDKPFSVGDWIETSSVEGTVEEMTFRSTKVRTFAHALVSVPNSVIANQALTNWTRMGKRRITYHLGVTYTTPREKLKSCVERIREMLENHPELHKDTIFVRFDKFSDSSLDIFLYFFTSTTNWAEFLRVKEDVNFKIMEILEEEQVSVAFPSRSIYFENQLSTQTEA